A portion of the uncultured Draconibacterium sp. genome contains these proteins:
- a CDS encoding DUF2490 domain-containing protein — MKKIILVLSVTLAFFQAFSQDTWFETEFSTEISKDLEFSLTPEIRFKDNFELNEYFLQTGLEYKFSKYFKLGAGYRFGYNINGDDEHESFGRFNVDAKTGFKWKNFNPKFRLRFTNDDDFADDNKATNYLRYKLELEYKIKKLNLEPYLLNEWYHDLEAKEFSKSRFEGGIMYKINKHNKIGAYYRVNNYLNSTKDNKNILGLSYKFSL, encoded by the coding sequence ATGAAGAAGATTATTTTAGTACTGAGTGTAACACTCGCCTTTTTCCAGGCCTTTTCGCAGGATACCTGGTTTGAGACCGAATTTTCAACCGAAATTTCAAAGGACCTTGAATTCTCGCTGACGCCTGAAATACGTTTTAAAGATAATTTTGAGTTGAACGAGTATTTCCTGCAAACCGGACTGGAATATAAATTCAGTAAATATTTCAAGCTGGGAGCCGGTTACCGCTTCGGCTACAACATTAACGGCGACGATGAACATGAATCGTTTGGGCGTTTTAATGTGGATGCAAAAACCGGCTTTAAATGGAAAAACTTTAACCCGAAATTCAGGCTGCGTTTTACGAACGACGATGATTTTGCCGACGACAACAAAGCAACAAATTACCTGCGCTACAAACTGGAGCTGGAGTACAAGATCAAAAAACTGAACTTGGAACCTTACCTATTAAACGAATGGTACCACGACCTTGAAGCTAAAGAATTCAGCAAATCGCGGTTTGAAGGTGGTATTATGTACAAAATTAACAAACACAACAAAATTGGCGCCTATTACCGCGTGAACAACTATTTAAATAGCACAAAGGATAATAAGAACATTCTCGGATTATCTTATAAGTTCAGCTTGTAA
- a CDS encoding carbohydrate-binding domain-containing protein, producing MKQKTLLILLGTILFSISFWACDVTSTIVDDDVDDTEEATAAADNEDEITDAEANNDGDHDQTSDYTWSSSDVKSITLNGTSVSKSSDDVSVSGSTITITAAGTYSFNGNLSNGQIVVEAAETDLVRLVLDGVDISCTNSAPIYIKSAEKVIVVANANTENTLSDGSSYDYDDVEDEEPNATIFSKTDLTLYGEGKLVLNGNFNDAVNSKDGLIVDVNQLEINAIDDGIRGKDYLIIKDGTIKINSGGDGLKSDNDNDETRGYIEILTVDIDITAGGDAISAETDILIENGTFDLTTNGSSSYSDTSLKGLKSGVNMIVNAGTFTISSAEDAIHSDQTITLNGGTYNISASDDGIHADYDLTINAGDYTITKSYEGIESTSGDLSINGGTFDIVSSDDGLNVAAGGDNMGGGPGGWGKSATASYTLYLAPDFMAVNAQGDGLDSNGSIEMSNGIVIVNGPTGSGNGILDYDDSFLQTGGTLIGAGSSGMLQAPGSSSSINCVALVFRSTQQEGTLCHIETSDGNELVTFEPAKDFQAFIYSSPELEQGLSYNFYNGGTASGTAQKGYYTDASYTAGTLQKTFTLSQRITGYQLSN from the coding sequence ATGAAGCAGAAAACTTTATTAATTCTATTGGGAACCATCCTGTTCTCTATTTCATTTTGGGCATGCGACGTAACATCAACAATAGTTGATGATGATGTAGATGATACAGAAGAAGCCACAGCAGCTGCCGACAATGAAGACGAAATTACAGATGCTGAAGCCAATAATGATGGCGATCATGACCAGACTTCAGATTATACCTGGAGCAGTTCGGATGTTAAATCGATTACTCTAAATGGAACTTCAGTAAGCAAGAGTTCAGATGATGTCAGTGTTAGCGGCTCAACAATTACCATTACAGCGGCAGGAACGTATAGTTTTAACGGAAACCTGAGTAACGGGCAAATTGTTGTTGAAGCAGCAGAAACCGACCTCGTTCGCCTGGTACTCGATGGTGTTGATATTAGTTGCACGAACAGCGCCCCCATCTACATTAAAAGTGCGGAGAAAGTAATCGTCGTTGCTAACGCAAATACAGAAAATACCCTTAGTGATGGTAGTTCTTATGATTACGACGATGTTGAAGATGAAGAACCCAATGCCACCATTTTCAGTAAGACCGACCTTACGCTTTATGGCGAAGGCAAACTGGTTCTGAACGGAAACTTTAACGACGCCGTCAACTCGAAAGATGGTTTGATAGTTGATGTAAACCAACTTGAGATTAATGCCATTGATGATGGGATAAGAGGAAAAGATTACCTGATTATAAAAGATGGCACAATTAAAATTAATTCCGGTGGCGATGGTTTGAAATCGGACAATGACAACGACGAAACACGAGGATACATCGAAATACTTACTGTAGATATCGATATTACCGCCGGTGGCGATGCCATCTCTGCCGAAACCGATATTCTTATTGAAAATGGTACATTCGATCTTACGACCAATGGCTCCAGTTCCTACAGCGATACCTCCTTAAAAGGGCTGAAATCGGGAGTAAATATGATTGTGAATGCCGGAACATTTACAATTAGTTCTGCGGAAGATGCGATTCATTCCGATCAAACCATTACGCTAAATGGCGGAACCTATAACATTTCGGCCAGCGACGATGGAATTCATGCCGATTACGATCTCACAATTAATGCCGGAGACTATACGATTACAAAATCGTACGAAGGAATAGAAAGTACTTCAGGAGATTTGTCCATAAATGGCGGTACATTCGATATTGTTTCAAGCGACGACGGACTGAATGTTGCGGCCGGTGGCGACAATATGGGCGGTGGTCCCGGAGGATGGGGAAAATCTGCAACTGCCAGTTATACTCTATACCTGGCTCCCGATTTTATGGCTGTAAATGCCCAGGGCGATGGTCTTGATTCCAACGGATCTATTGAGATGAGCAACGGAATAGTGATCGTTAACGGGCCAACAGGTAGTGGCAACGGGATTCTGGATTACGATGATTCTTTTTTACAAACCGGAGGAACGTTAATAGGTGCAGGTAGTTCGGGCATGTTGCAAGCTCCCGGTTCCTCTTCAAGTATAAACTGTGTTGCTTTGGTTTTTAGAAGTACGCAACAGGAAGGTACTTTGTGTCACATTGAAACCAGCGATGGTAATGAACTGGTAACTTTTGAACCGGCAAAAGATTTCCAGGCTTTTATTTACAGTTCTCCGGAACTGGAACAAGGCCTAAGCTACAATTTTTACAATGGTGGAACGGCAAGCGGAACTGCACAAAAGGGCTACTATACTGATGCAAGCTATACGGCAGGAACGTTACAAAAAACATTTACACTGTCGCAACGAATTACAGGATATCAATTAAGCAATTAA
- a CDS encoding RNA polymerase sigma-70 factor → MPGIEKRDFINLFNEMFQPIKNYVYYKVGDIEVAEDIAQDTFAKVWEKRREIRQNTMKSLLYTIANNLCKNRFEHQQVVYEFANNYDRNQWDVSPEFEMELKEFNTKLQNEIARLTEKNRTVFLMNRIDGYTYKEIADNLGISVKAVEKRMKNALTELKKTIEHKF, encoded by the coding sequence ATGCCGGGTATAGAGAAAAGAGATTTTATAAACTTGTTTAACGAAATGTTCCAGCCAATTAAGAACTACGTTTATTATAAGGTTGGAGATATTGAAGTGGCTGAAGATATTGCACAGGATACATTTGCGAAAGTGTGGGAAAAGCGCCGTGAGATCAGGCAAAATACCATGAAGTCGTTGTTGTACACCATTGCCAATAATTTGTGCAAAAACAGGTTCGAGCATCAGCAGGTGGTTTATGAGTTTGCGAATAACTACGACCGTAACCAGTGGGATGTGTCGCCCGAGTTTGAGATGGAATTGAAAGAGTTTAATACAAAATTACAGAACGAAATTGCCCGGTTGACAGAAAAGAACAGAACCGTATTTTTAATGAACAGAATAGACGGATACACTTACAAAGAAATAGCAGATAACCTGGGAATAAGCGTAAAAGCTGTTGAGAAACGAATGAAAAATGCCTTAACTGAATTGAAAAAAACGATTGAACATAAATTCTAA
- a CDS encoding polyphosphate polymerase domain-containing protein, with protein sequence MTSITAVTQQFDAISLNEMNEVALLNRFDSKYQLSVSKLYEVLEAIKNDYYILEIDEKRKHSYQTMYYDTSADTLYTNHHNGKLNRMKIRKRAYMDSGLVFLEIKKKNNKSKTKKLRMIAENKTASFSAKELHFLSENTDFDFHLSNFTLPVKNINSFERITLVNKDFSERCTIDIHLVSYSKSKKLELGNMVVVELKQGRVNEKTPLCLALNNYRIKPCGFSKYCIGRAFLEPNLKRNLFKERLIQLRKQFKNEIELTPLHKKSALTFIENKNYGSDTGYNYQRTAQVAGH encoded by the coding sequence ATGACTTCAATAACAGCAGTTACACAACAGTTTGATGCTATTTCGCTTAATGAGATGAACGAGGTGGCTTTGCTCAACCGGTTCGATTCGAAATATCAGTTATCGGTTAGCAAACTATACGAAGTCCTTGAAGCCATAAAAAACGATTATTATATTTTAGAAATAGACGAAAAGCGAAAACACAGTTACCAAACCATGTACTACGATACAAGTGCAGATACCCTGTACACCAATCATCATAATGGCAAATTAAACCGTATGAAGATCAGGAAGCGAGCTTATATGGATTCAGGCCTCGTTTTTCTGGAGATAAAAAAGAAGAACAATAAGAGTAAAACGAAAAAGCTGCGAATGATAGCAGAAAACAAAACTGCTTCGTTCTCGGCAAAAGAGCTGCATTTTTTATCCGAAAATACCGACTTTGATTTTCACCTGTCGAACTTTACTCTGCCGGTTAAAAATATCAACTCGTTCGAACGCATTACCTTGGTTAACAAAGATTTTTCGGAGCGTTGCACAATCGATATTCACTTGGTCTCCTATTCTAAATCAAAGAAACTGGAACTAGGGAACATGGTTGTTGTTGAGCTAAAACAAGGAAGAGTAAACGAAAAAACGCCACTTTGTTTAGCACTTAATAATTACAGAATTAAACCATGTGGATTTAGTAAGTATTGCATTGGCAGGGCTTTCCTCGAGCCCAATTTAAAACGAAATTTATTTAAGGAACGATTGATTCAGCTTAGAAAACAATTTAAAAACGAAATCGAGTTGACCCCACTGCACAAAAAGTCAGCATTAACTTTCATCGAAAACAAAAATTATGGATCAGATACAGGATACAATTATCAGCGAACCGCTCAGGTGGCTGGGCATTAA
- a CDS encoding TonB-dependent receptor plug domain-containing protein, translating into MKLTTIKLRYQKRNSLPNILVVLFLLLFPVLCSAQQYNFSFHQTPVSTALLEVSNKTNIRISFDADNLEQFSIDGSLETDSVSAVLDWILDGTGYQTEFKYNTWLIYKPGEDEQKREPVEIHVSGYISDEETGERLPYATVFVGQKNAVIPSTVDGVFSVKLKENEQCFFQVRYLGYQSLDTIIIITSSNSTLTLELQQKLQNIATIDVPGHKLEMLEVNNDAGHVTFNPRRFTDLPNFGEPDVFKTLQLLPGISTQENSSQLNIRGSSADQNLVTFDGFTLYNLDHFFGVFSALNPNVIKDIQVYRGGFDSRYGERVSGIIEITGKSGDKTKPRIYGGVNMISGNLTAEIPISEKLSLVAAGRRAYSDVYSSWLADAILAKQTGRGNRFPEADNAIEPEFYFSDFNTKLTWTPSKKDIISFSVYGAKDNLNSSNLMERDNVEINTEDVNKWGNYGFGISWKTQHRANYFSELQLGHSGYYNDYYNNTTFSDSLNQQIPVLDQREHIATNEENKLLDYFLSFKNTVFLNTANQLEFGLASRYTTFNYYKDAEEDVVYSKLEKSAMLYTGFVQDKISLSKKWAVKPGFRINFYDETDEFYFEPRLAVNYQVNDNVLLKMATGKYYQFLNKSATEQTYGYNRDFWILADGDRNPVVSSNHFILGTSITAGKLFFDVEGYYKSVNGLQEYLFKAPERTPGETPSVEPGGEPLSLFIAGDGKAFGIDFLAKYQTLNFSSWVAYSLSKSIRNFDEINNGADIPALFDQTHELKWTNMLSYKRWNFSGVMQYTTGHPYVESTAKDDDFNVTRVYKRLPDYFRVDLSANYNFNIKRVNIKPGLSLLNAFNTENYLGVFVREFNFQGENFLETTPIKAQDITLNSLSISVSKQKFCIRGRVFQLWFVIPVKQLKIS; encoded by the coding sequence ATGAAGTTGACAACGATAAAATTACGATATCAGAAAAGAAATAGTTTACCTAATATTTTAGTCGTATTATTCCTGTTGCTGTTTCCTGTACTTTGCTCTGCTCAGCAATACAATTTTTCTTTCCATCAAACTCCTGTGTCCACTGCCTTGCTTGAGGTATCAAACAAAACCAATATTCGTATATCTTTTGATGCCGACAATCTGGAACAGTTTTCTATTGACGGGAGCCTTGAAACCGACAGTGTTTCTGCCGTTCTCGATTGGATATTGGATGGAACCGGCTACCAGACAGAATTCAAATACAATACCTGGCTGATTTATAAACCCGGAGAGGATGAACAAAAACGGGAACCTGTTGAAATTCATGTGTCGGGCTATATATCAGATGAAGAAACAGGTGAACGACTACCATATGCAACAGTATTTGTTGGTCAGAAAAACGCAGTTATTCCATCAACTGTTGATGGTGTTTTTAGTGTGAAACTGAAAGAAAATGAACAATGTTTTTTTCAGGTGCGATATCTGGGGTATCAAAGTTTGGATACGATAATTATAATTACTTCGTCGAATAGTACTTTAACCCTGGAACTGCAACAAAAACTGCAGAACATTGCCACCATAGATGTGCCGGGACATAAGCTTGAAATGCTGGAAGTGAATAACGATGCTGGTCATGTTACCTTTAATCCGAGGCGTTTTACTGATTTGCCAAATTTTGGCGAACCTGATGTATTTAAAACCCTGCAACTTTTGCCCGGTATAAGCACACAGGAAAACTCTTCGCAGCTGAATATCAGGGGAAGTTCTGCCGACCAGAACCTGGTAACTTTTGATGGTTTTACATTGTATAATCTCGATCATTTTTTTGGCGTTTTTTCTGCACTCAATCCTAATGTAATCAAAGATATTCAGGTTTATAGGGGAGGCTTTGATTCGCGTTATGGCGAGCGTGTTTCGGGTATTATAGAAATAACCGGGAAGAGTGGAGATAAAACCAAACCCCGAATTTATGGCGGTGTTAATATGATAAGCGGAAACCTGACTGCTGAGATCCCAATTTCTGAAAAACTTTCGTTGGTAGCGGCCGGACGCCGGGCGTATTCCGATGTTTATTCAAGTTGGCTGGCCGATGCTATTCTGGCCAAACAAACAGGCAGAGGAAATCGTTTCCCTGAAGCTGATAATGCTATTGAACCTGAATTTTATTTTAGCGATTTTAATACTAAACTTACCTGGACGCCAAGCAAAAAGGATATTATTTCATTCAGTGTTTATGGTGCAAAAGATAACCTTAACAGTTCCAATTTAATGGAACGTGATAATGTTGAAATTAATACGGAAGATGTCAATAAATGGGGCAATTACGGATTTGGAATATCATGGAAAACACAACACCGCGCCAATTATTTCAGCGAGCTGCAGTTGGGGCATTCCGGTTATTATAACGATTATTATAATAATACCACTTTTTCCGATTCGCTCAATCAGCAAATTCCTGTTCTTGACCAACGTGAACATATTGCCACCAACGAGGAGAATAAATTACTGGATTATTTTCTCTCGTTCAAAAATACCGTTTTCCTGAATACGGCCAATCAATTGGAATTTGGTTTGGCTTCGCGTTACACCACCTTTAACTATTACAAAGATGCAGAGGAAGATGTGGTCTACAGTAAGCTCGAAAAGTCGGCTATGTTGTATACCGGGTTTGTACAGGACAAAATCTCGTTAAGTAAAAAGTGGGCAGTAAAACCGGGCTTTCGTATCAATTTCTACGACGAAACCGATGAGTTCTACTTCGAACCCAGGCTGGCCGTTAATTACCAGGTTAACGATAATGTTCTGTTAAAAATGGCAACCGGTAAATATTACCAGTTTTTGAATAAATCGGCTACCGAGCAAACTTATGGTTACAACCGCGATTTCTGGATTCTGGCTGATGGCGACCGCAATCCGGTGGTTTCGTCAAATCATTTTATTTTAGGCACGAGTATTACAGCCGGGAAACTATTTTTTGATGTCGAAGGATATTATAAAAGTGTGAATGGTCTACAGGAGTATTTATTCAAAGCGCCCGAAAGAACACCGGGAGAAACACCTTCCGTAGAACCTGGCGGGGAGCCATTAAGTCTTTTTATTGCCGGCGATGGTAAAGCTTTTGGAATTGATTTTCTGGCCAAATACCAGACTTTAAATTTTAGTAGTTGGGTAGCTTATTCGTTAAGCAAATCAATCCGCAATTTCGATGAGATAAATAATGGAGCCGACATTCCTGCTTTATTCGACCAAACGCATGAGTTAAAATGGACCAATATGCTTTCGTATAAGCGATGGAATTTTTCGGGAGTTATGCAATACACGACGGGACATCCTTATGTAGAGTCGACAGCAAAAGATGATGATTTTAACGTAACGCGTGTTTACAAGCGATTGCCAGATTATTTTAGGGTTGATCTCTCGGCCAATTATAATTTCAATATAAAAAGGGTAAATATCAAACCTGGATTGTCGCTGTTAAACGCTTTTAATACTGAAAATTATTTGGGTGTATTTGTTCGTGAATTCAATTTCCAGGGAGAGAATTTTCTTGAAACAACACCTATAAAAGCTCAGGACATTACACTTAACTCTTTGTCAATTTCAGTTTCTAAACAGAAATTTTGTATTCGCGGTAGGGTATTTCAGCTTTGGTTTGTAATACCAGTAAAGCAATTAAAAATTTCATAG
- a CDS encoding FecR domain-containing protein, with translation MTTNNGNKITHEEFEKMSSEDKILNVSGGFVPPRGRPQEDILNELLDKMEEDTPTRTLPIIRYLQVAAAVAIILLTVRVVPGLLFAQQVRTANAEQQEITLPDGSEVILNSASKLKWNKRNFTDKRYLTLTGEAFFDVQKGNEFVIDTKNGEVEILGTQLNVFSRDNEFWVSCLRGKVRVRHNDQQEIITPGEMVRLNKEQLQKSTSETIENTVSWKEGILHFEETKLSTIFAELERQFDVTIFFDGNEERKATIDFSNKNLLEALDVVCIPMELKYEVDNDKITISEKK, from the coding sequence ATGACTACCAATAACGGAAATAAAATAACACACGAAGAATTCGAAAAAATGAGTTCGGAGGATAAGATACTGAATGTGTCCGGTGGTTTTGTTCCGCCCAGGGGTAGGCCACAGGAAGATATCTTAAACGAACTTCTTGATAAAATGGAGGAAGACACGCCAACACGTACACTTCCGATTATACGTTACCTGCAAGTCGCGGCAGCGGTAGCCATTATTTTGCTAACTGTAAGAGTGGTGCCGGGTCTTTTGTTTGCCCAGCAAGTAAGAACAGCCAATGCTGAGCAGCAGGAAATAACCTTACCCGACGGATCGGAAGTGATCCTGAATTCGGCTTCGAAACTGAAATGGAACAAACGTAACTTTACGGATAAACGCTACCTCACACTCACTGGTGAGGCGTTTTTTGATGTTCAGAAAGGAAATGAGTTTGTGATTGATACCAAAAACGGCGAGGTCGAAATTTTGGGAACACAACTGAATGTATTTTCAAGGGATAACGAATTTTGGGTGAGTTGTTTAAGAGGAAAAGTTCGTGTTCGGCACAATGATCAGCAGGAAATAATTACTCCAGGAGAAATGGTTCGTTTAAATAAAGAACAGTTACAAAAATCAACTTCAGAGACGATAGAAAACACAGTATCCTGGAAAGAAGGGATATTGCATTTTGAAGAGACAAAGCTTAGCACTATTTTTGCTGAGCTGGAAAGGCAATTTGATGTTACGATTTTCTTCGATGGAAATGAAGAACGCAAGGCAACAATTGATTTTTCCAACAAGAATCTTCTTGAAGCTTTAGATGTTGTGTGTATCCCGATGGAGCTAAAATATGAAGTTGACAACGATAAAATTACGATATCAGAAAAGAAATAG
- a CDS encoding DUF4956 domain-containing protein, translating to MDQIQDTIISEPLRWLGIKVINPEDFTQLLVRFGLNLLVLFVVVNYIYSKNSNRKDFYFSYFSISITIFVLCFLLESVKLELGFAFGLFAIFGIIRYRTDPIPIKEMTYLFVIIGISVINALSNKKVSHAELIFTNVVIVLTLWILEKILILKQEICLVINYENIENINIKKKAELYTDIQERTGIKVKRIEIEEVNYLRDVAKIKVYHDINGANGESNTF from the coding sequence ATGGATCAGATACAGGATACAATTATCAGCGAACCGCTCAGGTGGCTGGGCATTAAGGTTATTAATCCCGAAGATTTTACACAATTATTGGTACGCTTCGGATTAAATTTATTGGTTTTATTTGTGGTAGTAAATTATATCTACTCTAAAAACAGCAACCGTAAAGATTTCTATTTCAGCTATTTTTCAATTAGCATTACCATATTTGTTCTTTGCTTTTTACTGGAAAGTGTAAAGCTCGAGCTAGGATTTGCATTCGGACTATTTGCCATTTTCGGCATAATCCGCTACCGCACCGACCCCATTCCAATTAAAGAGATGACCTACCTTTTTGTTATCATTGGCATTTCGGTAATTAACGCCTTATCCAATAAAAAAGTAAGCCATGCAGAATTAATATTTACCAATGTGGTAATTGTGCTCACCTTATGGATTTTGGAAAAGATACTGATTCTTAAACAGGAAATATGCCTGGTTATCAATTATGAAAACATTGAAAACATCAACATTAAAAAGAAAGCAGAATTATACACCGACATTCAGGAACGCACCGGAATAAAAGTGAAACGAATTGAAATTGAAGAAGTGAACTACCTACGCGACGTGGCCAAAATAAAGGTCTACCACGATATTAATGGTGCCAACGGCGAATCCAATACCTTTTAG